One segment of Carya illinoinensis cultivar Pawnee chromosome 1, C.illinoinensisPawnee_v1, whole genome shotgun sequence DNA contains the following:
- the LOC122283511 gene encoding O-fucosyltransferase 13 isoform X1 → MVILSVKPLFMILVVPLALLLAVALLSPPSPYSQSFLPSNSSLKPSIWTVRRIIGWRPCKWWQLGDLTVAELKSNGYIRVDCYGGLNQMRRDLCDGVGIARLLNATLVLPKFEVAAYWNESSGFADVFDVEYFIHQMNGFIKVVKELPSEIASQEPFQVDCSKRKGQFDYIESVLPSLLEHHYISITPAMSQRRDRYPQNAKAALCQACYNALRLTGSLEKKASELLEAIPKPFLSLHLRFEPDMVAYSQCQYSGLSSASIKAIEAAQGDRKPWTGELARIWRKRGKCPLTPNETAFILQSLSIPTNTNIYLAAGDGLMEIEGLTSVYTNVVTKSGLLTGEDFTSMHGNTKAALDYYVSINSDSYVATYFGNMDKMVAAMRVFKGLYKTLFLSRRAFADFTSQGLRGRDLMQALWKAHRDDYVLGRGSALPDCFCEVKL, encoded by the exons ATGGTGATTTTGTCGGTGAAACCCCTGTTTATGATTCTAGTGGTCCCGCTTGCTCTCCTCCTAGCTGTCGCTTTGCTTTCGCCTCCTTCTCCATACTCCCAGAGCTTTCTTCCTTCGAATTCATCACT AAAACCGAGCATATGGACTGTTCGGAGAATCATTGGATGGAGACCTTGCAAGTGGTGGCAACTAGGAGATCTAACTG TGGCAGAACTTAAGAGTAATGGGTATATCCGAGTGGATTGCTATGGTGGCCTCAATCAGATGCGAAGAGAT TTGTGTGATGGTGTTGGTATTGCCCGGCTGTTAAATGCAACCCTGGTTTTGCCAAAGTTTGAAGTGGCTGCGTATTGGAATGAGTCGAG TGGCTTTGCAGATGTATTTGATGTCGAATACTTTATCCACCAGATGAATGGCTTTATTAAGGTTGTGAAAGAGTTGCCATCAGAGATTGCATCACAGGAGCCTTTCCAAGTAGACTGTAGCAAACGCAAAGGCCAATTTGATTACATTGAAAGTGTTCTTCCATCTTTGTTGGAACATCATTATATTTCAATTACACCAGCAATGAGCCAAAGAAGAGACAG GTATCCTCAAAATGCTAAAGCTGCCCTTTGTCAAGCTTGTTACAATGCATTACGCCTCACAGGATCCTTGGAGAAGAAAGCCTCTGAGCTTCTAGAAGCTATACCCAAACCTTTTCTCTCGCTTCACCTTCGCTTTGAACCAGACATGGTAGCTTACAGCCAATGCCAATACTCGGGTCTTTCTTCAGCCTCCATCAAAGCCATTGAGGCAGCGCAAGGAGATAGAAAACCATGGACTGGAGAGTTGGCCCGCATTTGGAGAAAACGGGGGAAGTGTCCTCTTACGCCTAATGAGACGGCCTTCATACTTCAATCACTTTCCATCCCgacaaacacaaatatatatctGGCCGCCGGGGATGGGCTTATGGAAattgaaggtttaacatctgTTTACACCAATGTAGTCACTAAGTCTGGCCTCCTTACTGGTGAGGATTTCACAAGCATGCATGGGAACACGAAAGCTGCATTGGATTATTACGTGTCTATTAATAGTGATTCTTACGTGGCAACATATTTTGGAAATATGGACAAGATGGTTGCTGCAATGCGAGTTTTCAAGGGGCTGTACAAAACTCTTTTCTTAAGCAGGAGAGCTTTTGCAGATTTCACGTCGCAGGGCTTGAGAGGGAGAGATTTGATGCAAGCTCTGTGGAAGGCTCATAGAGATGATTATGTCCTAGGAAGGGGGTCTGCTTTGCCCGACTGTTTTTGTGAGGTTAAATTGTAA
- the LOC122283485 gene encoding putative disease resistance protein RGA3: MADLLSIVSSIVTIVQEQASSFLTEKYFGLYGVEQEIENLQRLLRKIQASVKDAEENPRGSFISNSMRVWLEDVHVAVYDAQDLLNSWTTEYNLHQAENQVNKLRPFIAHKFYNLRVSGELKEIVARLDMICKEKNECHPAGGVDVNENRRRETGSLLNNLIVGREKETEDMVKLLVSDTGETSTGENIAVIPIVGMGGVGKTTLARLVYADDRISRYFKIKIWVSVGNNFDLNQILKEILLSQTNDRDVSYFSFNLLQTRVVDILARKKFLLVLDDIWINDYPEWQELENILSRGGKGSRVLVTSRLSTVYKVMGAKAPYDLPCFDDDESWSLFEKVVFQEGSSTADAREELEAYGKEIVRKCKGLPLAVKHIGGLLRGNVDVQEWSRIGKELNEESNSKSKSNTIFPVLRLSYDRLSYNLKRCFEYCSLFPKAYVIDKNDPIKLWMAEDFIERNDMDRTEEIGSRDFDDLLNRFFFECLSEDKTKFRMHDLIHDLAIEVSKLLCFQVKDNQVKDKKLITRVPKHVSIFCKDAEQPALEIIEKWKNLRTLLFPVEHLKAFDQVPGKISSSLRYLRVLDLSSSTIVALPKSIENLKELRYLDLSKIDITELPESICKLINLQTLKLLGCLGLFQLPSKLGALVNLRHLELDKMFWNKLSIFPPKMGQLTSLHNLHTFEVGRNPGHRIEELKNMVYLTGTLRITKLENAVNSREANLKDKKMLQKLEYVWSNGSNVDEAGDRDALLEDLQPHLNVEELIICHYRGNDFPSWMGNGLLRKLVSISLSPCTRTKILSLDKLSKLKRTPS, translated from the coding sequence ATGGCTGACCTACTTTCAATTGTCAGTTCTATTGTCACGATTGTTCAAGAGCAGGCGTCTTCTTTTCTCACGGAGAAGTATTTCGGACTCTATGGTGTCGAACAAGAGATAGAAAATCTGCAAAGGTTGCTAAGAAAAATTCAAGCCTCGGTTAAAGACGCGGAAGAAAATCCACGGGGTTCTTTTATCTCTAACTCGATGAGGGTTTGGCTTGAAGATGTACATGTAGCGGTTTATGATGCACAAGATTTGTTGAACTCTTGGACGACAGAATATAACCTGCATCAGGCGGAGAATCAGGTAAATAAACTTCGTCCTTTTATTGCACATAAGTTTTATAACTTACGTGTATCGGGTGAGCTAAAAGAAATTGTGGCGAGGCTGGATATGATTTGCAAAGAGAAAAACGAGTGCCATCCTGCTGGAGGGGTGGATGTCAATGAAAATCGCCGGCGGGAAACTGGTTCTcttctaaacaatttaattgTGGGTAGGGAGAAAGAAACAGAGGACATGGTAAAATTGTTGGTATCTGATACTGGAGAAACCAGTACAGGGGAAAACATTGCTGTCATTCCCATTGTAGGAATGGGTGGTGTGGGTAAAACTACTCTTGCTCGACTTGTCTACGCAGACGACAGGATATCTAGATATTTCAAAATTAAGATTTGGGTTTCTGTCGGGAATAATTTTGACTTAAACCAAATTTTGAAAGAGATTTTACTATCCCAGACTAACGATCGCGATGTCAGCTATTTCTCCTTCAACCTGCTACAAACCCGAGTTGTAGATATCTTGGCTCGTAAGAAATTTTTACTAGTTCTAGATGATATCTGGATTAATGATTATCCAGAATGGCAAGAGCTGGAAAACATCTTAAGTCGAGGGGGCAAGGGAAGTAGGGTTCTGGTAACCAGCCGACTCTCAACTGTTTATAAGGTCATGGGTGCAAAAGCCCCCTATGATCTACCATGTtttgatgatgatgaatctTGGTCATTGTTTGAAAAGGTTGTATTTCAAGAAGGTAGTTCGACGGCCGACGCACGTGAAGAATTAGAAGCATATGGTAAAGAGATTGTAAGAAAGTGCAAAGGTTTACCTTTAGCTGTCAAACATATAGGAGGTCTACTACGTGGAAATGTTGATGTTCAAGAATGGAGCAGGATCGGGAAGGAACTAAACGAAGAATCAAACTCCAAATCTAAAAGCAACACTATTTTTCCTGTTCTCAGATTGTCTTATGATCGTCTATCTTACAATCTGAAGCGGTGCTTCGAATACTGTTCCCTATTTCCCAAGGCTTACGTAATTGATAAGAATGACCCGATCAAATTATGGATGGCGGAAGACTTCATTGAGCGTAATGACATGGACAGAACAGAGGAAATAGGAAGCAGAGACTTTGATGATTTGCTAAACAGGTTCTTCTTTGAATGCTTAAGTGAAGACAAGACAAAATTTAGGATGCATGATCTTATTCATGACTTGGCAATAGAAGTCTCCAAACTCCTATGTTTCCAAGTGAAGGATAACCAAGTGAAGGATAAGAAACTAATAACTCGTGTGCCTAAACATGTATCTATTTTTTGTAAAGACGCCGAGCAACCAGCTTTGGAGATAATTGAAAAATGGAAGAATCTACGTACGCTTCTATTTCCAGTTGAACACCTGAAAGCTTTCGATCAGGTCCCCGGCAAAATATCGAGTTCACTGAGATATTTGCGAGTTCTTGACCTCAGTTCCAGTACAATTGTGGCATTGCCAAAatcaattgaaaatttgaaggaGTTGCGCTACCTTGACCTTTCAAAAATTGATATCACAGAGCTTCCAGAATCGATATGCAAACTCATCAATTTGCAGACACTGAAACTCTTAGGTTGCCTTGGGCTTTTCCAATTGCCCAGCAAGCTTGGAGCTCTAGTTAACCTGAGGCATCTGGAGCTAGACAAAATGTTCTGGAACAAGCTCTCCATATTTCCACCAAAAATGGGGCAATTGACCAGTCTGCACAATTTGCACACCTTTGAGGTTGGCCGCAATCCTGGACACAGAATCGAGGAACTGAAGAATATGGTGTATCTTACAGGAACACTGCGCATCACAAAGCTCGAGAATGCAGTGAATTCAAGAGAGGCTAACTTGAAAGACAAAAAAATGCTTCAGAAACTGGAATATGTGTGGAGCAATGGATCAAATGTAGATGAAGCGGGGGACAGAGACGCACTTCTTGAAGACCTGCAACCTCACTTAAATGTCGAAGAGCTCATAATTTGTCACTATAGGGGCAATGACTTTCCAAGTTGGATGGGAAATGGGCTACTTAGGAAGTTGGTTTCTATTTCCTTGAGTCCTTGCACAAGAACAAAAATCCTCTCTCTCGACAAGCTATCCAAACTTAAAAGAACTCCATCTTAA
- the LOC122283511 gene encoding O-fucosyltransferase 13 isoform X2, translating into MRRDLCDGVGIARLLNATLVLPKFEVAAYWNESSGFADVFDVEYFIHQMNGFIKVVKELPSEIASQEPFQVDCSKRKGQFDYIESVLPSLLEHHYISITPAMSQRRDRYPQNAKAALCQACYNALRLTGSLEKKASELLEAIPKPFLSLHLRFEPDMVAYSQCQYSGLSSASIKAIEAAQGDRKPWTGELARIWRKRGKCPLTPNETAFILQSLSIPTNTNIYLAAGDGLMEIEGLTSVYTNVVTKSGLLTGEDFTSMHGNTKAALDYYVSINSDSYVATYFGNMDKMVAAMRVFKGLYKTLFLSRRAFADFTSQGLRGRDLMQALWKAHRDDYVLGRGSALPDCFCEVKL; encoded by the exons ATGCGAAGAGAT TTGTGTGATGGTGTTGGTATTGCCCGGCTGTTAAATGCAACCCTGGTTTTGCCAAAGTTTGAAGTGGCTGCGTATTGGAATGAGTCGAG TGGCTTTGCAGATGTATTTGATGTCGAATACTTTATCCACCAGATGAATGGCTTTATTAAGGTTGTGAAAGAGTTGCCATCAGAGATTGCATCACAGGAGCCTTTCCAAGTAGACTGTAGCAAACGCAAAGGCCAATTTGATTACATTGAAAGTGTTCTTCCATCTTTGTTGGAACATCATTATATTTCAATTACACCAGCAATGAGCCAAAGAAGAGACAG GTATCCTCAAAATGCTAAAGCTGCCCTTTGTCAAGCTTGTTACAATGCATTACGCCTCACAGGATCCTTGGAGAAGAAAGCCTCTGAGCTTCTAGAAGCTATACCCAAACCTTTTCTCTCGCTTCACCTTCGCTTTGAACCAGACATGGTAGCTTACAGCCAATGCCAATACTCGGGTCTTTCTTCAGCCTCCATCAAAGCCATTGAGGCAGCGCAAGGAGATAGAAAACCATGGACTGGAGAGTTGGCCCGCATTTGGAGAAAACGGGGGAAGTGTCCTCTTACGCCTAATGAGACGGCCTTCATACTTCAATCACTTTCCATCCCgacaaacacaaatatatatctGGCCGCCGGGGATGGGCTTATGGAAattgaaggtttaacatctgTTTACACCAATGTAGTCACTAAGTCTGGCCTCCTTACTGGTGAGGATTTCACAAGCATGCATGGGAACACGAAAGCTGCATTGGATTATTACGTGTCTATTAATAGTGATTCTTACGTGGCAACATATTTTGGAAATATGGACAAGATGGTTGCTGCAATGCGAGTTTTCAAGGGGCTGTACAAAACTCTTTTCTTAAGCAGGAGAGCTTTTGCAGATTTCACGTCGCAGGGCTTGAGAGGGAGAGATTTGATGCAAGCTCTGTGGAAGGCTCATAGAGATGATTATGTCCTAGGAAGGGGGTCTGCTTTGCCCGACTGTTTTTGTGAGGTTAAATTGTAA